In Candidatus Kaistella beijingensis, a genomic segment contains:
- a CDS encoding YdeI/OmpD-associated family protein — MPVNDQRVDDYIEKSAEFAKPILIYLRELIHETCPEVEEGWKWSFPNFIYKGKILCSMSAFKHHCAFGFWLEKEMKTMKVLTKNIEKNSMFSLGKITKISDLPSKPQLKAAIKEAMELTDMGITIKKAPPKKTEIETPNYFLEALDSNKRAKEIFEKSSPSFRKEYILWITDAKTETTRNKRLEQAVEWISEGKGRNWKYEEC; from the coding sequence ATGCCCGTAAACGACCAAAGAGTAGATGACTACATCGAAAAATCCGCAGAATTCGCAAAACCGATCTTAATTTATCTGCGAGAACTCATCCACGAAACCTGCCCCGAAGTTGAGGAAGGTTGGAAATGGAGCTTTCCCAACTTTATATACAAAGGTAAAATTCTCTGTTCGATGTCCGCATTCAAACACCATTGCGCTTTCGGATTTTGGCTGGAAAAAGAAATGAAGACCATGAAGGTACTCACCAAAAACATCGAAAAAAACTCCATGTTCTCTTTAGGGAAAATCACCAAAATTTCAGACCTTCCCTCAAAACCGCAACTTAAAGCCGCTATTAAAGAAGCAATGGAACTTACCGATATGGGCATAACCATAAAAAAAGCGCCACCGAAAAAAACTGAAATCGAAACACCAAATTATTTTCTAGAAGCATTAGATTCAAATAAAAGGGCAAAAGAAATTTTCGAGAAATCGTCACCTTCTTTCCGTAAAGAATACATTTTGTGGATTACCGACGCTAAAACAGAAACCACTAGAAACAAGCGATTAGAACAAGCTGTCGAATGGATTTCCGAAGGAAAAGGCAGAAATTGGAAATACGAAGAATGTTGA
- a CDS encoding transglycosylase domain-containing protein yields the protein MENKQNLGNKPKQTFPLPPKKVKNRGWKKWVKFIWIGLIAIILGIAGLFFATSQGFLGTMPDVKELENPDIYVASEIYSSDGKLLGKFEKEKTQPVTYKELPPYLIYALQAKEDERFKEHSGIDLQSIGRAVVYGGSRGGGSTITQQLAKLLFTGTASQNKVQRAFQKLKEWVVAVSLEKRYTKEEIITLYFNKFDFLYNANGIEMASRIYFNKTTSQLTLPEAATFVAMLENPVKNNPMRNEQRSKARRDVVLDQMLKTGYLDQQTYQKAVDTPIVLDYHPVKSIDDGYSAYYKFYLRKEIDGYLKDYEKKTGKTLNLFKDGLKIYVTLDSKMQVYAEEAIKEHLTDLQKRFDAEQRGRKQRPFYYLNDKQIEGVMVQAMKRTGRYKQLKAAGVSEDSIMLDFKTPTKTSRFTWNGEEEVEMSPWDSIRYHKQIAQAGLMSMVPGTGEIKAWVGGINWQHFQYDHIKQGKRQVGSTFKPFVYATAIMKLGMTPCSTVSNATYRKGTWTVEGSGGSLTLRDALAHSKNPVAVRLIEMATPKSVIQTARDLGVTEEIPNEYAVALGSSDITIYEMLGAYSTFANYGNYIKPEMIWRIEDANGRVIKEVKPVMKEVMNELYAYTMIDLMKGVAEFGTASGELGRKGVPKGVEIAGKTGTTQNNSDGWFMGIVPNLATGVWVGWEDRATHFWGTGEGQGAKMALPIWAIFMKKVWADKELGITMEDKFVKPSNWTGSCSDLQGLGGYGDDGGLQTIDEIKNPKPVEPVNTGPKKSSGKKEENVNENLNTGEEIDFNK from the coding sequence ATGGAAAACAAACAAAATCTGGGAAACAAGCCAAAGCAAACGTTTCCCCTTCCTCCCAAAAAAGTTAAAAACCGCGGTTGGAAAAAGTGGGTAAAATTCATTTGGATAGGACTCATTGCCATTATATTAGGAATTGCAGGATTATTTTTTGCGACTTCGCAAGGTTTCCTCGGAACTATGCCCGATGTAAAGGAGCTTGAAAACCCCGACATTTATGTGGCTTCGGAAATTTATTCCTCCGACGGGAAACTTTTAGGAAAATTTGAAAAAGAAAAAACGCAGCCCGTAACTTACAAAGAATTGCCGCCGTATTTGATTTACGCACTTCAAGCAAAAGAAGACGAGCGTTTCAAGGAACACTCCGGAATTGATTTGCAGTCTATCGGAAGAGCGGTTGTTTACGGTGGTTCTCGTGGGGGTGGTTCAACGATTACGCAGCAGTTGGCAAAATTATTATTTACAGGAACCGCTTCACAAAATAAGGTTCAAAGAGCTTTCCAAAAATTAAAAGAATGGGTTGTAGCGGTAAGTCTTGAAAAACGTTATACCAAAGAAGAAATCATCACTTTATATTTTAATAAATTCGATTTCCTGTACAATGCGAACGGAATTGAAATGGCATCTCGAATCTATTTCAACAAAACGACTTCACAACTAACTTTACCTGAAGCAGCTACTTTTGTGGCAATGCTTGAAAACCCGGTGAAAAATAATCCAATGCGAAACGAGCAGCGTTCAAAAGCAAGACGCGATGTTGTTTTAGACCAAATGTTGAAAACAGGATATCTAGACCAACAAACGTATCAAAAAGCTGTTGACACGCCCATTGTACTTGATTATCATCCGGTAAAATCTATTGATGACGGTTATTCCGCTTATTACAAGTTCTATTTAAGAAAAGAAATCGACGGTTATTTAAAAGACTACGAAAAGAAAACCGGAAAGACTTTAAACTTATTTAAAGACGGTTTGAAAATCTACGTAACATTGGATTCAAAAATGCAGGTCTATGCAGAAGAGGCCATTAAAGAACACTTAACGGACCTTCAGAAAAGATTTGATGCGGAACAGCGTGGAAGAAAACAGAGACCTTTCTATTACCTTAATGACAAACAAATTGAAGGGGTAATGGTTCAAGCTATGAAGCGAACCGGGCGTTACAAGCAATTGAAAGCAGCGGGAGTTTCGGAAGATTCCATCATGCTTGATTTCAAAACTCCGACTAAAACCTCTAGATTTACTTGGAACGGCGAAGAAGAAGTAGAAATGTCACCGTGGGATTCCATCCGTTATCACAAACAAATTGCTCAAGCCGGCTTAATGTCGATGGTTCCGGGAACGGGAGAAATCAAAGCTTGGGTTGGAGGAATTAATTGGCAGCATTTTCAATATGACCACATTAAACAGGGTAAAAGACAGGTAGGTTCCACTTTTAAACCTTTCGTTTATGCGACTGCGATTATGAAATTGGGAATGACGCCTTGTTCAACCGTTTCCAACGCAACTTACAGAAAAGGAACTTGGACTGTTGAAGGTTCCGGAGGAAGTTTAACGCTTCGTGATGCACTTGCTCACTCAAAAAACCCGGTTGCAGTTCGTTTGATTGAAATGGCGACACCGAAAAGCGTGATTCAAACCGCTCGTGATTTGGGAGTAACCGAAGAAATTCCTAATGAATATGCTGTTGCACTTGGTTCTTCCGATATTACGATTTACGAAATGTTGGGAGCTTATTCCACATTCGCGAATTATGGAAATTACATTAAACCCGAAATGATTTGGCGTATTGAAGACGCAAACGGGCGTGTTATTAAAGAAGTAAAACCGGTCATGAAAGAAGTAATGAACGAGCTTTATGCCTACACGATGATTGATCTGATGAAAGGGGTGGCTGAATTCGGGACTGCTTCCGGAGAATTGGGCAGAAAAGGAGTTCCAAAAGGGGTAGAAATTGCCGGAAAAACAGGAACCACACAAAATAATTCGGATGGTTGGTTTATGGGAATTGTACCGAATCTCGCAACAGGAGTTTGGGTTGGTTGGGAAGACAGGGCAACCCACTTTTGGGGAACCGGTGAAGGTCAAGGCGCGAAAATGGCACTCCCAATTTGGGCGATTTTCATGAAGAAAGTTTGGGCAGACAAAGAACTTGGAATCACGATGGAGGATAAGTTTGTCAAACCTTCGAATTGGACGGGAAGTTGTTCCGACCTTCAAGGTTTAGGCGGTTATGGTGATGATGGCGGATTACAAACCATCGACGAAATTAAAAATCCAAAACCCGTGGAACCCGTAAACACCGGACCAAAAAAGTCCTCCGGCAAAAAAGAGGAAAACGTGAATGAAAACCTCAACACCGGTGAAGAAATTGATTTTAACAAATAA
- a CDS encoding OmpP1/FadL family transporter — MKKIVVSTALLAASLVYAGGFRVSLQGVKQLAMAHTSAHAEDASVAFFNPAGISFIPNKLSVAAGGFGINAEVEYQNLQTLESYKTDNPMGTPIYFAAAYKVLDNVSLGFSFATPYGSTVKWPTDWAGKEIVQEIELKALYFQPMVSFKLADWVSLGGSFIYAKGTVDWTKAVTQLGGTLNIKDDEASGKGFGLGFYFRPTDKLDVSIAYRSPVDMKADKGVATFNISPSLYPLVGLNSSGQDNFKAVLPLVDEYTIGATYKVTPKWQVSGDFNYSGWDQYYALTLDFEKAPIGNQASDPTVLITPKNWKSTKTWRVGTQYMFTDALAGRLGYYHDESPYADSDFSAESPSFEANVITGGIGYKWKGLGIDFSGAYNFQTPREVKNSFYNFNGQAKAKAYFFGLGLSYNAF; from the coding sequence ATGAAAAAAATTGTTGTATCTACAGCACTATTGGCCGCTTCTCTTGTGTATGCAGGAGGATTCAGAGTTTCTTTACAGGGCGTAAAGCAATTGGCAATGGCTCATACAAGTGCTCATGCGGAAGATGCGAGTGTTGCATTTTTCAATCCTGCGGGAATTTCGTTTATTCCTAATAAACTGAGTGTTGCAGCGGGAGGGTTTGGAATTAATGCAGAAGTTGAATATCAAAACCTGCAAACATTGGAGTCTTATAAAACAGACAACCCGATGGGAACGCCCATTTATTTCGCAGCTGCCTATAAAGTTTTAGACAATGTTTCATTGGGTTTCAGTTTTGCAACGCCTTATGGAAGTACTGTAAAATGGCCAACAGATTGGGCGGGTAAAGAAATTGTACAGGAAATTGAATTAAAGGCTCTTTATTTCCAACCAATGGTTTCATTTAAACTTGCTGATTGGGTTTCTTTGGGAGGTAGCTTCATCTATGCAAAAGGAACGGTAGATTGGACAAAAGCGGTAACGCAATTGGGAGGAACTTTGAATATTAAAGATGACGAAGCTTCAGGGAAGGGATTTGGTTTAGGGTTCTACTTCAGACCGACGGATAAACTTGATGTGAGCATCGCTTATCGTTCACCGGTTGATATGAAGGCAGATAAAGGTGTTGCTACTTTTAATATTTCCCCTAGTTTGTATCCGTTGGTTGGGCTTAACTCAAGCGGACAGGACAATTTTAAGGCGGTTTTGCCTTTGGTTGACGAATACACCATTGGTGCAACTTATAAAGTGACGCCAAAATGGCAAGTTTCGGGAGACTTCAATTACAGCGGATGGGATCAGTATTATGCTTTAACACTTGATTTTGAAAAAGCACCAATAGGAAACCAGGCAAGTGACCCAACTGTTTTGATTACCCCAAAAAATTGGAAAAGCACTAAAACGTGGAGAGTGGGTACACAGTATATGTTTACAGATGCTTTAGCAGGAAGATTAGGATATTATCATGATGAATCACCTTATGCTGATTCTGATTTCAGCGCAGAAAGTCCATCTTTCGAAGCTAATGTAATTACCGGAGGTATTGGTTACAAATGGAAAGGTTTAGGAATTGATTTTTCCGGAGCGTATAACTTCCAAACACCGAGAGAGGTAAAGAATTCTTTCTATAATTTTAACGGGCAGGCGAAAGCCAAAGCATATTTCTTTGGTTTAGGTTTATCATACAACGCATTTTAA
- a CDS encoding protein adenylyltransferase SelO, with the protein MNLDKITQQYLDKFPGDFSGNPMQRQTPKVLFSTTDIVEFQNTQLLVFNERLSEEIGLGKVENEEDLKFMNAERIPKNLKTYATAYAGHQFGNWAGQLGDGRAIFAGEIENSKGKKTELQWKGAGATPYSRHADGRAVLRSSVREYLMSEAMHHLGIPTTRGLSLSLSGEKVVRDMMYDGNPQYENGAVMMRTAESFLRFGHFELLSAQNEIETLQKLTDFTIENYFPEIDSKSPEKYSEFFQNVSERTANLIVEWYRVGFVHGVMNTDNMSILGLTIDYGPFSFVDEYSLNFTPNTTDLPGRRYAFGNQAKIAQWNLWQLANALFPLIKDEKKLEKTLNDFNEIFWKKHDEVMAKKFGFNEVLEGDDQLFTDAQKLLEDLKLDYTLFFNRLEKLVTTSDLKELFGDISYSILNEEQLSMLEVFIKNYQIRLEKNTISKAESLELMSKTNPKFILRNYILFECIEELKVGKKDLLNKILVALENPYQETYPEFSQKRPSKYDGQTGCSTLSCSS; encoded by the coding sequence ATGAATTTAGACAAAATCACGCAACAATATTTAGACAAATTTCCCGGAGACTTTTCAGGAAATCCCATGCAGCGGCAAACTCCCAAAGTTTTGTTTTCAACTACAGATATTGTTGAGTTTCAAAATACTCAACTTCTAGTCTTTAATGAAAGACTGTCGGAAGAAATCGGTTTGGGAAAAGTTGAGAATGAGGAAGATTTAAAGTTCATGAATGCCGAACGCATTCCAAAAAATTTAAAAACTTACGCCACCGCTTATGCAGGACATCAATTCGGAAATTGGGCGGGACAACTCGGCGACGGAAGAGCCATTTTTGCAGGCGAAATTGAGAATTCTAAAGGGAAAAAAACCGAACTTCAATGGAAAGGAGCGGGAGCAACTCCCTATTCCCGACATGCGGATGGAAGAGCAGTTCTTCGTTCCTCGGTTCGGGAATATTTGATGAGTGAGGCGATGCATCATTTGGGAATTCCTACAACTCGAGGTTTATCGCTTTCTTTGAGTGGTGAAAAAGTCGTGCGAGACATGATGTACGATGGAAATCCCCAATACGAAAATGGTGCAGTCATGATGCGAACTGCGGAAAGTTTTCTGCGTTTTGGGCATTTCGAACTGCTTTCTGCTCAAAATGAAATTGAAACTTTACAAAAACTTACCGATTTTACCATTGAAAATTATTTCCCTGAAATCGATTCTAAAAGCCCCGAAAAATATTCGGAATTTTTCCAAAATGTTTCGGAAAGAACCGCCAATTTAATCGTGGAATGGTATCGTGTCGGATTTGTTCACGGCGTGATGAATACTGACAACATGTCGATTTTGGGATTGACGATTGATTACGGACCGTTTTCTTTTGTCGATGAATATTCTTTGAACTTCACTCCAAACACCACCGATTTGCCGGGAAGAAGATATGCTTTCGGAAATCAGGCAAAAATTGCGCAATGGAATTTATGGCAATTGGCGAATGCGCTTTTTCCTTTAATTAAGGACGAAAAAAAATTAGAGAAAACGTTAAACGATTTCAACGAAATATTTTGGAAAAAACACGATGAAGTGATGGCGAAAAAATTTGGTTTCAATGAAGTTTTGGAAGGAGACGACCAACTATTTACCGACGCACAAAAATTGTTGGAAGACTTGAAATTAGATTACACTTTGTTTTTTAACCGTCTTGAAAAATTAGTGACAACATCAGATTTGAAGGAACTTTTCGGGGATATTTCTTATTCAATTTTAAATGAAGAACAGCTTTCAATGCTTGAAGTCTTTATTAAAAATTATCAAATCCGTTTAGAAAAAAACACGATTTCAAAAGCGGAATCCTTAGAATTGATGTCTAAAACCAATCCAAAATTCATCCTTCGAAACTATATTTTATTTGAATGCATCGAAGAATTGAAAGTTGGCAAAAAAGATTTGTTGAATAAAATTTTAGTTGCTTTAGAAAATCCTTACCAAGAAACTTACCCGGAATTTTCACAAAAGCGTCCTTCCAAATATGATGGACAAACAGGATGTTCGACGCTTTCTTGTAGTTCGTAA
- a CDS encoding 50S ribosomal protein L25/general stress protein Ctc, which produces MKSITIQGTKRESVGKKSTKALRDAELVPCVVYGGKETLNFSAEERSFKGLVYTPEAHTVSIEVDGNTIPAVLQDIQFHPITDKILHADFYQLSDDKAVVMEVPVRLTGRAKGVVAGGALRQSFRKLKLKAIPANLPDEIVVDVTPLKIGNKLYVGDIKADGFTFMHPDNAVVVAVKMSRTAMKGGAAAMDEEDELEAEEVKDQSPDVPTTEEKSTEA; this is translated from the coding sequence ATGAAATCAATTACAATTCAAGGTACAAAAAGAGAAAGCGTGGGCAAAAAGTCTACTAAAGCTTTACGTGATGCTGAATTAGTTCCTTGTGTTGTTTACGGAGGAAAAGAAACCTTAAATTTTTCTGCAGAAGAAAGATCTTTCAAAGGTTTGGTTTACACTCCTGAAGCACACACGGTATCTATTGAGGTTGACGGAAACACAATTCCTGCCGTACTTCAGGACATCCAATTTCACCCAATCACCGACAAAATCCTTCATGCGGATTTCTACCAACTTTCAGATGACAAAGCTGTGGTAATGGAAGTTCCGGTAAGACTTACAGGTCGTGCAAAAGGTGTTGTTGCAGGTGGTGCACTTCGTCAGTCGTTCAGAAAGTTGAAACTAAAAGCGATCCCTGCAAACCTGCCGGATGAAATCGTGGTAGATGTAACGCCGCTTAAAATTGGTAACAAACTTTATGTTGGTGATATCAAAGCTGATGGATTTACCTTCATGCATCCAGACAATGCGGTAGTTGTTGCCGTGAAGATGTCTAGAACTGCAATGAAAGGAGGTGCAGCTGCAATGGATGAAGAAGACGAATTAGAAGCAGAAGAAGTAAAAGATCAATCTCCAGATGTTCCAACAACTGAAGAAAAATCTACTGAAGCATAA
- a CDS encoding ribose-phosphate pyrophosphokinase, with protein sequence MAEQASYLFSTRTSKALAEKIAHYYGQDLGKIKVQEFSDGEFEPVFDQSVRGGRVFLIGSTFPPADNLLELLLMIDAAKRASAKSITVVLPYYGLARQDRKDQPRAPIGAKLVANLLTAAGATRIMTMDLHADQIQGFFEIPVDHLYASTLFIDHILSLNLENLTIASPDMGGAKRAKNYASHLGAEVVICYKERKKANVVEEMFLIGDVKDRNVILIDDMIDTAGTLCKAADILIANGAKSVRAMATHGVLSGKAYENIQNSKISEVIVTDTIPVKTDLTPKIKVLSCAELFADVMRMVHEHKSISDKFII encoded by the coding sequence ATGGCTGAACAGGCAAGTTATCTATTTTCCACCAGAACAAGTAAAGCCTTGGCGGAAAAAATAGCCCATTATTACGGGCAGGACTTAGGAAAAATTAAAGTACAGGAATTTAGTGACGGTGAATTTGAACCCGTTTTTGATCAATCCGTAAGAGGAGGAAGGGTTTTCTTAATAGGTTCCACATTTCCACCCGCAGACAATCTTTTGGAGCTTTTATTAATGATTGACGCCGCAAAAAGAGCTTCCGCAAAGAGTATCACCGTAGTTCTTCCTTATTACGGTTTAGCAAGACAAGACAGAAAAGATCAGCCAAGAGCACCAATCGGCGCAAAATTAGTGGCAAATCTTCTCACCGCAGCCGGAGCAACTAGAATCATGACGATGGATCTTCACGCGGATCAAATTCAAGGTTTCTTTGAAATTCCGGTGGATCATCTTTATGCATCAACTTTATTTATTGATCATATACTTTCTTTAAACCTAGAAAACCTCACCATCGCTTCTCCAGATATGGGGGGAGCAAAAAGAGCAAAAAATTACGCAAGTCACCTTGGAGCAGAAGTGGTAATCTGTTATAAGGAAAGAAAAAAGGCAAACGTAGTGGAAGAAATGTTTTTGATAGGTGACGTAAAAGACCGAAACGTGATCCTCATCGACGACATGATAGATACAGCCGGAACACTTTGCAAAGCCGCAGATATTCTGATCGCAAACGGAGCAAAATCTGTTCGAGCGATGGCAACTCACGGCGTTCTTTCCGGAAAAGCGTATGAAAACATACAGAACTCAAAAATTTCAGAAGTTATTGTAACCGATACCATTCCCGTAAAAACCGACTTGACCCCCAAAATAAAAGTACTTTCTTGCGCGGAGCTTTTTGCAGACGTGATGAGAATGGTACATGAGCATAAATCAATCAGCGATAAGTTTATTATTTAA
- a CDS encoding SGNH/GDSL hydrolase family protein: protein MKKILISTVALSTLLFTVSCKRDFDTDVSSVTVTKGDADFTKYVSIGNSLTSGYRDGALYIDGQNESFPSMIAAQMKLAGGGEFKQPLMADNLGGIPAVGFTNKRVLTPTMGLGFAAGTGATTLANIYASGPYNNMGVPGAKSYHLVAPGYGNPANLPLGKANPYFVRFAKNPATSSVLSDAMEMKPSFFSLWIGNNDVLSYATNGGMNSTTVNGVTTYTPAVVQTGNLDPTTYKGNDISDPNVVGGVIKSVLDGLKSVGSTKGVIANIPNVTAIPFFNRVPYNTIALDATKAAAINSSLINPLIGALNYLGQSGRFVPVVAGNNPVIIVDNSLPNVSAGLTAVLTANGYPATQAAFLGNAFGQARQAKAGELILLTASNELGLDAITRQAPTATSQFIIGASFPLADQFSLTSKEVNNIATAVTAYNTAISGLASSYSLALVDANTKMGELNSTAGIQFDGVKYTATFVTGGSFSLDGVHPTGRGYAILANEFIKAINAKYSSTLPLVNVNKYSGVTFP, encoded by the coding sequence ATGAAAAAAATATTAATTTCAACAGTTGCTTTATCAACTTTATTATTTACGGTTAGCTGTAAAAGAGATTTTGATACCGACGTAAGCAGCGTTACGGTTACAAAAGGCGACGCGGATTTCACAAAATACGTTTCCATCGGTAACTCACTAACTTCTGGTTACAGAGACGGAGCTTTATATATCGACGGGCAAAACGAATCTTTCCCTTCCATGATCGCAGCTCAAATGAAACTTGCGGGAGGTGGGGAATTCAAGCAGCCTTTAATGGCGGACAACTTGGGTGGAATTCCTGCGGTTGGCTTCACCAATAAAAGAGTACTTACTCCAACAATGGGATTGGGTTTTGCTGCTGGAACAGGAGCTACAACTTTAGCTAATATTTACGCTTCGGGACCTTACAATAATATGGGGGTACCGGGAGCTAAATCTTACCATTTGGTTGCTCCAGGTTATGGAAATCCTGCAAATCTCCCTTTAGGAAAAGCGAATCCTTATTTCGTAAGATTTGCAAAAAACCCAGCAACATCGTCCGTATTAAGTGATGCGATGGAAATGAAGCCAAGCTTTTTCTCTCTTTGGATCGGAAATAATGATGTTCTTTCCTATGCAACAAACGGTGGTATGAACTCCACCACCGTAAACGGAGTTACCACTTATACTCCAGCGGTTGTTCAAACAGGAAATTTGGATCCCACAACATATAAAGGGAATGATATCTCTGATCCAAACGTTGTTGGTGGCGTAATTAAAAGTGTTTTGGACGGATTGAAAAGTGTTGGTTCTACAAAAGGCGTTATTGCAAATATTCCTAATGTAACAGCAATTCCTTTCTTCAACAGAGTGCCTTATAACACTATTGCGCTAGATGCGACTAAAGCTGCCGCAATCAATTCATCATTAATTAACCCATTAATTGGCGCATTAAATTATCTTGGACAATCAGGAAGATTCGTACCGGTAGTTGCAGGAAACAACCCTGTAATTATTGTTGATAACTCTTTACCAAATGTTTCAGCAGGACTTACAGCGGTTCTAACAGCAAACGGTTATCCAGCTACACAAGCTGCGTTTTTAGGAAATGCTTTCGGGCAAGCTAGACAAGCTAAAGCGGGTGAACTAATCCTTTTAACAGCTTCCAATGAATTAGGTTTAGATGCAATTACCCGTCAAGCTCCAACTGCAACGTCACAATTCATTATTGGTGCATCTTTCCCACTTGCTGATCAGTTTTCTTTAACTTCGAAAGAGGTTAATAATATTGCAACAGCAGTTACTGCTTACAACACTGCAATCAGCGGTTTAGCTTCTTCATATTCCCTTGCTTTGGTAGATGCAAATACAAAAATGGGAGAGCTCAATTCTACGGCCGGAATCCAGTTTGATGGAGTGAAGTACACTGCAACATTTGTTACAGGAGGTTCATTCTCTCTTGATGGCGTTCATCCAACAGGAAGAGGATATGCTATTTTAGCTAACGAATTTATTAAAGCAATCAATGCAAAATATAGTTCCACATTACCGCTAGTAAATGTAAACAAGTACAGCGGAGTTACATTCCCTTAA
- a CDS encoding PSP1 domain-containing protein, translating into MSCGCKTSGDSSHSCGTKSANGCESVDTCGNSYKLSVFDWLSNINNPSESKCDFVEVRFKNDRKHFYKNVHHLPLHIGSVVTVESSPGHDTGVVSLTGELVKIQMKKKNATEENPLKIYRLANQRDIEVWQQSREKEESVKIQARKIAYALNLNMKITDVEFQGDGQKVTFYYTADNRVDFRQLIKEYAAAFRTKIDMKQIGFRQEAAKVGGIGSCGRELCCSTWLTDFRSVNTNAARYQQLSINPQKLAGQCGKLKCCLNYELDSYLDTLSDFPSSSTTLDTEKGKAFCIKIDVFKKRMWFAYVDHSMAWYDLEVGEVKKLIAQNKRGEKTPPLEDLKVLDVPTKSVDLIQESNIERFDRKNRNQGKNQNRKKPNNQQKPSGKQRPNPKPENKVSEKKPDDNQGERRKNSPEKVQQQNQTQNAKPQNQQKKNFKKKIQPKRDDNA; encoded by the coding sequence ATGAGTTGTGGATGCAAAACATCCGGCGATTCGTCCCATTCATGCGGAACAAAATCTGCGAATGGCTGTGAAAGTGTAGATACCTGCGGAAATAGCTATAAATTAAGCGTCTTCGATTGGCTCTCGAATATCAACAATCCTTCCGAATCCAAATGTGATTTTGTGGAAGTAAGATTCAAGAACGACCGAAAACATTTTTATAAAAACGTACATCATTTACCGCTTCATATTGGGAGCGTAGTAACAGTAGAATCGAGTCCGGGTCACGATACAGGTGTGGTAAGTCTCACCGGAGAGTTGGTGAAAATTCAGATGAAAAAGAAAAATGCAACTGAAGAAAACCCTCTTAAAATTTACCGTTTAGCCAACCAAAGAGACATCGAAGTTTGGCAACAATCAAGAGAAAAAGAGGAATCGGTAAAAATTCAGGCGAGGAAAATTGCGTACGCTTTAAACCTCAACATGAAGATTACCGATGTGGAGTTTCAAGGTGACGGACAAAAAGTCACTTTTTATTACACCGCAGATAATCGCGTGGATTTCAGGCAATTAATTAAAGAATATGCCGCCGCTTTCCGTACCAAAATCGACATGAAACAAATCGGTTTCCGCCAGGAAGCTGCGAAAGTGGGCGGAATTGGTTCTTGCGGCAGAGAATTGTGCTGTTCAACTTGGTTGACTGATTTCCGTTCTGTGAATACGAATGCAGCTCGTTATCAGCAATTAAGCATCAATCCTCAAAAATTAGCAGGACAGTGCGGAAAACTTAAATGTTGTCTGAACTACGAACTCGACAGTTACCTCGATACCTTAAGTGATTTCCCTTCTTCTTCAACGACTTTAGATACGGAAAAAGGAAAGGCTTTCTGTATTAAAATCGACGTTTTCAAAAAGAGAATGTGGTTTGCTTATGTTGACCATTCCATGGCGTGGTACGATTTGGAAGTGGGTGAAGTGAAAAAATTAATCGCCCAAAACAAACGCGGCGAGAAAACTCCACCTCTTGAAGACTTAAAAGTACTCGACGTTCCTACCAAATCGGTGGATTTAATTCAGGAAAGTAATATCGAACGCTTCGACCGAAAAAATAGAAATCAGGGTAAAAATCAAAACCGCAAAAAACCGAACAACCAACAGAAACCTTCGGGAAAACAGCGACCAAACCCAAAACCTGAAAATAAAGTTTCGGAAAAGAAACCCGATGATAATCAAGGCGAAAGAAGAAAAAATTCCCCTGAAAAAGTTCAGCAGCAAAATCAGACCCAGAATGCGAAACCGCAAAATCAGCAGAAGAAAAATTTCAAGAAAAAAATTCAGCCAAAACGTGACGACAATGCATAA
- a CDS encoding gliding motility lipoprotein GldH, whose amino-acid sequence MHKIFGFFFVVLMLSSCSNPSEQVYMKTLNGDWNKKAEQKFDFKVNDAQHPKNIIFVVRNNNDYPYSNIRFIVNLQELKPKKKTIDTLNYILAKPNGEWIGKGFGDTKETLFQYKLNYKFPQNGDYSIGIIQAMRNDNLKGIEDIGVKIETAKP is encoded by the coding sequence ATGCATAAGATTTTCGGGTTTTTTTTCGTTGTGTTGATGCTTTCGAGTTGCAGCAATCCTTCGGAACAAGTTTATATGAAAACCCTCAACGGGGATTGGAACAAAAAAGCAGAACAGAAATTCGATTTTAAGGTAAACGACGCGCAACATCCAAAAAATATTATATTTGTTGTAAGAAACAACAATGATTATCCGTACAGTAACATTCGGTTTATCGTGAATCTTCAGGAGTTGAAGCCGAAGAAAAAAACCATCGACACTTTGAACTACATTCTCGCGAAACCAAACGGAGAATGGATCGGAAAAGGTTTCGGCGATACAAAGGAAACGTTGTTTCAATATAAATTGAATTATAAATTTCCTCAAAACGGTGATTATTCCATCGGAATTATTCAGGCGATGCGAAATGACAACCTGAAAGGAATTGAAGATATTGGTGTAAAAATAGAGACGGCAAAACCGTAG